The genomic segment GAGTAAAGAGGTAACTGATTATGGGCCTGCCCTGGCGCACCGAAAAATTCCTGCCAACTTTAGTCGCCCTTGTATTGCTGCTGGTGGGTTTGATAGTCAATCAGAGCGCCGAAGCTCAAATCCAAGCCATTGCCGAGCAGTTTACTCAAGAATCTTCCTCTAGCAGTGCAAGTAGTGCGTCCAGTGCCGCGAGCGAACAATCGCAAGACAGTGGCCAGTCGGAATCGGTCGGGGTGGATGTCAACGAGGTAATCAACGTCTCAGCGGTAACCGAGTCATGGCAGAGCGTGGTAGAAAAATTCCTCGCAAGCCTCGGTTTTACCAGCGGCTGGTCGGCTCATGCGATCGCCTCGGCGGTGGTTGGCGTCATCGCTTTTATCGTCATTATTCTGATTCGCGTGGGCAATCGAAAGCTTTATGGAAAGCTGCGCAAGCGCACCCGTATGCCGGGCAATATTAAGCGCATTAAACTGTATCAGCGCTTAAGCAATTTCTCCTTAATTCTGCTCACCGTGTTATTCGCCTGTTTGGCGCTGGTGGTTGTCTGGTGGGGCGATAGCTCCAATACAACAATCGTCGAGGGGATAACGGCGTGGTCAACCCGCTTGCTGAGTTTTACCATCGGCCTGATTGTTACCATGGTGGTGTTTGAGGTAATCGTCACCGCCGCCGAGCGCTATTTTTACCGCTTGTCCAACCGTGGCAGTGCCCGGATCAATACGCTTCTGCCGATTATTCGCAATGTTCTCTACGGCACTTTGGTGGTGATTTTCGGTATCACCCTTATTTCCGAGTTAGGGGTGGACGTGACGCCGCTGCTTGCCAGTGCCGGGGTCGTTGGTATTGCTGTGGGCTTTGGGGCTCAAGCGCTTATTAAAGATGTGCTAAACGGCTTTATTCTGATTTTTGAAGACTTGATTCAGGTGGGCGATGTTGCAGGCGTAGGCGGCAAAACCGGTATTGTGGAAAAAATTACTCTGCGCAAAGTGCAGTTGCGCGATCTGGATGGTCGAGTTTACACCGTTCCCTGCGGGGAGATTAAAGTAGTGGAGAACTACACCAAAGAGTTCAGCTACTATATGTTTAATGTGGGTGTCGCTTATCGCGAGAGCCCGGATGAAGTCATTGAGGTGCTGAAGGAAATTGGCGCCGAAATGCAGCAAGAAGACGAGTACAAAGACCTGATTATTGAACCCATAGAAATTCTAGGGGTGGATCAGTTTGCCGACAGTGCCATTGTCATTAAAGCGCGCATTATGACTAAGCCGATAAAACAATGGCAGGTGGGGCGCGAGTTTAATCGCCGCATGAAGTACGCCTTTGATGAGCGCAACATTGAAATTCCATTCCCCCATCAAACGCTTTACTTTGGCGAAGACAAAGACGGATCGGCACCGGCCGCTCGGGTTGCTGTGCAAGAAATGCCTGACACCCAACCGAGTGCTGCGAACGACGGTGAAGCCAGCGAGCAAAAATAAGGGCGCGGTTATGTCTTATAGGGCCAAGCCCTATAAGGCGGTGAATCAAGGGCTAATCTGCCGCGCCAGCGGTTGCAGTGATTTAGTTTGCCAGGCCTGGCCGTTGGGAAGCTGGTATAGCTCAAGGCCGGCGTCGGCGTAATCTACACCAACGCCGGGCTCGTGGTTCATCTGGTAATAGCCGTTACTAATCAGCGCCGGGTTATTGAACACACCTTCGTGCACGCTGCGGCTCGGCTCTTCTACAAACTCTAAAATGTCGGCGGTGCCACGGTTATCATTGGCGCCGAACAGTGCTTGCTTGATCGCCTGCACGTGGCGAACTCCTTCGCATAGGCCAATGCCACCGGCGTGGGGGCAGATACGCACATTGCGCCCCTGCTGCCGCGCTTTTTGTGCCAGTAGCAATATGGCTAGGTTGTCGGCAATACCGGCGACACGGCAATAATCCATCTGCAGCACTGGCAGTGCATAGGTTTTCTCGTGATCAAATCGGCCCAGCTGGGCGAAGAGTAAGTCTTTAAAAACACTGGGGCTGGCGCCTTGCTCGCCCGTGGATATGGGCGCTTGCAACGGTGGCTCGAAATCGGAGAAAGACATAGTCAGGGCCTGCTCGATCTGCACATGGCCCATGGCACTCTGGGCGGAGGTAGGCTCTTCAAACCACTGGATTTGGTAGGAGGGATTAACCCGGTACAAGCGTTTGGCCAGCTTATGAATGAAGACGATCGCGCTTTGCACATCGAAGATTTGATTGCTGTCCACCGCCAGGGTCATTTGCTTCAGGCGTTGATCGTTTTGGGAAATGGTGTCGAACACGGCACTGAGGCGCTCGCAGTCTTGTTCGGCGGCGCGGCTTGCCAGCTCGTCCAGCTGGGTGCGGCTTAACCATTCGCCACGGCCGGCGGCCGCAAGCCGCGCTTTGGCAAACTCGGCGCCGACCTTTACCTTAACCATGGACCAATTGCGTGAAATCAAATCCCTCACCTGTTGGCACAGAGTGTCGATGTCGATTCCGCTCCAGCCCGCGGTATTGTAGGCCAGTAGTCCATGGCGGTGAATGTCGTCAATTCGTGCATCCATACCTTGGCGAGCTTGCTGCAGCATTTGCACTGCCTCGGCGGGCGGTAGCACGTCGGCGATGGGCTCAAAATCGATAAGCGCCGCCAACTGTTCTGGGGCCAGGGTGAGCAGGGCCCGCCAGGCTGGTAACTTCAGGAATCGGCTCATTAAATCCCACAGGGCATTGATCACTGCGCCTATCGCCATACGCGAGGCCCCAGCGGCGCCGAGCCAAGCGTAGTCCGGGTCTTGTAACATTTGCTGGGCGAGGTCGCCAAGCTTTGTGCCCTCATGCAGCTGGCTGACGTCAATGGAAGTTTGCAGGAGAAAGTGCCGCGCGATGCGTTCGGTCATTTGCGCCTGCTCCTGCAGGCCACGGCCATTGGTAAAAATGATGCTACTGCCCGTAAGCGAAGGGTCGGAGGTAAATACTTGCAAATATACATTGGCGTACACCGGGCCGCCCTGCGCAATATTGCGAGGGTCGCCGCCAAACCCGGTAGGTGGCGCTGCAACAGCGCTAACACGAATGTCGGTTATGCTAATCATATAACTTGTCTGCAGGCTAAAGGAGTTTACTATCAGAATAGCAGCTATAGAACGGAGTGCTCGCCATGACTAACGCCCTGATTTATTTGTGTGCCGCCATTATTGCGGTGCCATTAGCCAAGCGCGCCGGCCTGGGGGCGGTGCTTGGCTACTTACTGGCGGGTGTGCTGATAGGCCCCTATGCACTGGCATTGGTGGGGGACCAAACCGATGTTATGCATGTGGCCGAGTTTGGTGTCGTGATGATGCTATTTCTTATTGGCCTGGAATTACGTCCCAGTCGGCTGTGGGATATGCGTCGACCGATTCTCGGACTGGGTGGATTGCAGGTGGTGTTAACGGCCAGTTTAATCACCGCTCTGGTTATGGGGGTGAGCGATCTCGATTGGCGCAGCGCCCTGGCAATTGGTTTGGCGCTGGCACTGTCCTCTACCGCTATTGTGTTGCAGTCGCTGCAAGAGCGCGGGCTGTTTAATACGCCGGCTGGTGGAAACACCTTTTCTGTACTCTTGTTTCAGGATATCGCCATTATCCCTATTTTGGCGCTTCTGCCTTTGTTGTCGAATGTTGCGGGCAGTGAGTCGCCCATGGAAAGCCACAGCTTGATTGAATCCTGGCCTGCCAGTGTGCAAGTGGTGGTCAGTCTGGCGACTATCGTGGCGGTGATTCTGGCGGGGCGTTTTTTAGCGGCGCCGATTTTTCGCAAAATTGCCGAGACAGATCTGCGCGAAATCTTCACCGCGTTTGCGCTGTTTATCGTGGTCGCTATTACCGTGCTGATGCAATCTATCGGTTTATCGCCGGCGCTGGGTGCCTTTATCGCCGGGGTAGTATTGGCGGACTGTGAGTACCGCCATGAAATAGAAGCGGATATCGAACCTTTTAAAGGGCTGTTGCTGGGCCTGTTTTTTATTACCGTGGGCGCCGGCATCGATTTTGACTTGTTGCTGAATAAACCCCTGGTGATCACCCTGGCGGTGGTGGCGCTGGTGGCTGCCAAGTTGCTGGTGCTGATGCTGTTGGCGGTGGTGTTTAAAATGGGCAAGTGGCGCGGTTTGCTTTTTAGTCTGGCACTGGCGCAAGGCGGTGAATTTGCGTTTGTGATTATCGCTGCCGCGAAAGCGAATCAGGTGGTGGATGCCGGCGTTGGCGATACAGTGATTTTGGTAGTGGCGTTATCGATGTTGCTAACACCATTGTTGCTCGCTGCCTACGAAACCCTTTTTTCCCGCACGGGACGTAAAACGGCCTCGTCTCTACCTGAGGATGAGTCAATCCCTTCGTCAGAGCATGTGATTATCGCCGGTTATGGCCGCTTTGGGCAGATAATCGGCCGCCTGCTGTCGGCCCAGGGGTACGACCTGACCATTCTCGATCACAGCCCGGGCCAGGTCGAGCTGGTGCGTCGTTTCGGCAGTAAGGTCTACTATGGCGATGCTTCGCGTGAAGACCTGCTGCGCGCTGCCGGTGGCGATCAGGCCAAGCTATTGGTGATTGCGGTGGACGAACCGGATCGCGCCATGCGCATTGTTCACACCGCCAAGCGCCATTTCCCCAATTTAAAAATATTGGTGCGGGCCATCGACCGTCCGCACGCCTACAAGTTAATAGCCGCTGAGGTAGACGGCTTGCGCCGCGAAACATTTCATTCGGCACTTAAGTTGGGGGTGGATGCACTAAAGCTACTGGGACAACAAAGCGATGCGGCCGAGCGGGCCGGTCATTTGTTTGAACAGCATGACGAAAACTCTCTAAGCAAGCTCGCCAAGATTTGGGGCGACGATAAAAGCTATGGGCGCGCAATTCGTAAAAACCTGGATGATTTGCGCCGGGTTCTGCAGGAAGATCAGAGCCGTCGCTCCGACTCCGGTAGTGCAGAGAGAGACTAAATTCACGGTGGATTTAATCAGGCGATTAATTTTATAATCAACTGATTAAATTTGTTCCTTGCCGGAGGTGGGTGTGAAAAGTTCTGCAAAGCAGCGATTGGTTGCTGGGGCGTGGTTGTTATCGCTTTGGTTTGTCTTAACGGCCTGCACCGACGCTGACAAACCACTCGAGAAGCCCGCGCCGAGACTGGTGGATGCGGCGCGAGTAGAGCCCGCCAATGGCGCCAGTCAGGTGAGCTTAAGCGGTCGGGTCAGGGCGGTAGAGCGTACAGTGCTGAGCTTTGAGGTGGGCGGAGAAATTAAGGCCATTCACGTGGATGTGGGCGATGCGGTTGAGCAGGGTCAGGTGCTGGCGAGTTTACACGCTGAACGCTACCAGCTGGTTCTTAAGCAGGCGCAGGCGCAAGCGTCGGAGGCCAAGGCTGCTTTGACGGAAAAAGAGCTGGATTACAGCCGCCTGAAGGAGCTGCAGGGGCAGGGTTTTGTCAGTAAAGCAAATTTAGATACCGCCAAAGCGGCGCTGGATACGGCGCAGTCGCGTTATCGTTCGGCCCAGGCTTCGGTGAATATTGCCGAGCGGGATGTAGCGCTTACCGAGTTAAAAGCTCCCTTTTCTGGGTCTATCAGTGAGCGTGTTGCTCAGCCTGCGCAGCGTGTCGCACCCAACGAGCCGGTGCTAGAGGCTATCTCGGAGCGCGGCGGCTTTGAGGTTTATACCCATGTGCCCGAGGCTTTGGTAGGTAAGTTGCGCCGTGGTAGTGAGCAGCAGGTGCTTATACCGGCGCTGAGTCAAGAAAAGCTCCGTGCCACTATTGAGCATATTGGCACGCGCCCCGAATCTTCCAATAACTATCCTGTAGTTCTGGCGTTAAGCGCCCACGGCTCTGATCTGCGTGCGGGAATGACTGCTCAGGCGCTACTGTCTCCAAGCGGCGGAAAAAACAGCCAGGGCAGTTTTTTAGTGCCGTTAACTGCACTGGTACACGGTGAACAAAACAGTGTTTATGTGCTGCGCATTAAAGCCGATAGAACACTGGAGCAGGTTGATGTAGAGATTATCGAGCCGCGTGTCAAAGTTGCCGAGGTGCGGGGTGCTTTAACCGCTGGCGATCAAATTGTCGCTCGCGGTGCAGAGTTTGTAGCGCCGGGTGAAACCGTAGAGATTATGGGGCAGGGACCGGAGCGTTTTAATTGATGAATATCTCCGAGCTTGCTTACCGTTACCGTCCCGTTTTGCTGCTGTGTTTGGTGTTATCGGTGCTCGCGGGTATTGCCAATTATTTCACTTTGCCCGCGCGTGAAGATCCGCAGATTATTATTCGCGAGGCACTTGCCAGCACCGCTTACCCGGGTTTATCCGCCGAAGAGGTAGAGGAAAAAATCACTAAACCCTTGGAGGCGCGCATTCGCGAGGTGGGGCAGGTGGAGTCCATTCGCTCAACATCTATGCGCGGTCGCTCGTTAATTCATATTGAGGTGCGCGACGAGTTTTTTGATCTGGACCAAATATGGGATGAGGTCAGGCAAAAAATTAATGCCGCTTACCCCTCGCTGCCAGATGGCACCCAAGAGACCGTTTTTAACGATGACTTTGGCGATGTTGCCGTAGTCACCGCGGCACTGTCATCCAGCGTTTACAGTCATGCCGAGCAGCTGGAAATGGCCGAACATATTCGCGCCGAGATCTACGCACTGGAGGGCACCAAACGAGTTGAGTTGTTGGGGGTGCAGGAAGAGCGGATTTATATCAATTTACCCGAGGCGCGTTTAGCCGAGCTGGGGCTGTCTCCGGGGCAGCTGGCTTCGCAGTTGCAACAGCGCAACATATTGCCACCCGCAGCAGAAATGGAAGCGGGCGAGCAGCGCTTTGCGGTTCAGGTGTCGGGCTCGTACAGCAGTTTACAAGATTTAGCCAGCGCTGAAATTCAGCTGCCTAACAACGGCGGGTCTATGCGCCTGGGGGATTTGGGCGAAATAGAGAGAGGCTACCAAGAGCCTGTCAGTCAGACTGCTTACTTTAATGGCAAGCGTGCCATTGTATTGGCTATCTCCATGCTGGATGGGCGCAGCGTGCTGGATTACGGCCATCAGGTAAAAGACAAAATAGAGTATTTGCAAACCATTTTGCCCGCCGGCTATGAGCTGGAGATTATGACCTTTCAGGCCGATCAGGTTGCCAACGCGGTTTACGGGGTTACCTCTAGTGTCTTGCAAACATTGGCCATCGTTTTAGCCGTAGTGATTTTATTTTTGGGCCTTCGCACAGGCTTGATTGTAGGTTCAATTATTCCCGCTGTTATGCTGGTCACTCTGGCGGTTATGGGCTTTATGGATATGTCGCTGCAGCGTATGAGTCTGGCGACACTGGTTATCTCTCTGGGCCTTTTGGTCGATAACGCAATTGTGGTCGCAGAGGATTTTAAAACCCGCTTAGAGGACGGCGATACGCGCGACGAGGCTTTACGCGTTACCGGTTCGGAGTTGGCCTTGCCGTTATTGTCTTCTACCCTGACGACAATTTTGGTCTTTCTGCCGCTGATGCTTGCCAACCATGTGGCCGGGGAGTACACGCGCTCCATTTCTATTGTGATTGCCATTACCTTAACGACCTCTTGGTTTTTGTCGCTAACGGTCACGCCGGTGCTGTGCCACCGATTTTTAAGCCTGCCTGCTGCGAGAAACAATAACAGCGAGTCCGGCCCTACCACGTTGTCTGATCGTTTATTCCGCGCCATGAGCGGACGTTATGAATTGCTGCTGCGCCACGCTTTGGCGCATCGCGTGGTATTTTTGTTTGTCATGCTGGGGTTGTTAGTGTTGGGGGTGGGGCTAATGCAGTTGGTGCCGCAGAAGTTTTTCCCCGACTCGGACCGCAACCAGGTATTAGTCTATGTGGACTTTCCCGTGGATATTTCACCCACCCAGGCAGACGAGGCCATTCAAAGACTCAGTGGGGAGATTCAACAGCATTCGCAGCTGGCTGAAGATATCACTAGCGTGGCGGGTTATGCGGGCTTTGGCGGACCGCGTTTTGTCCTATCTTTAACGCCTATAGACCCGGCGGTCAACAAAGGTTTTTTGGTGGCTAATGTCGCTGAGCGCGACAAGGTGGATGCGGTTAAACAGCGTTTACACGACTATTTTGTCAATCATCATCCAGAGCTGCGCGCTCAGGTGGTAAAAATGTTTTTGGGCCCCTCCGACAGCAATTTGCTGGAGGTACAAATAAAAGGCCCAGACCGAGAAGTGCTGTTCTCTCGTGCCAAAGACGTTGAGGCAATTCTGGCCAAGCAGCCGGGTGCGCGCGATATTAAGCACAGTTGGGAAGCGCGTAATTCGGCGTTGGATGTGCAGGTAAACCAGGCGCAGGCCCGTGCCGCGGGTGTCACCTCGGAGGATATCGCCCAATCATTGCGCGGCGCCATTGACGGCTATCAGCTATCGCGTTTTCGCCAGGGGGATAAGTTGATTCCCATTATGCTGCGTAACGAAGCAGAAGAGCGCGCAAGCCTTGAGCGGCTCAAATCCCTGACCGTTTATCCGTTAGAGTCCAATGGTCGTGGCGTGCCTCTGAATCAGGTGGCCGAAATTAAACTGGTAAGCAGTTACGGCAGAATCGACCGCGAAGATTTAGTCCGTACTATTACCGTACAGGCGCGCAGCACCGTGATGACCGCCGAACAAATGCAGCCTAAAGTAGTCGCCCAGTTGACTGAGCTGGAAAAAACACTGCCGCCTGGCCATTGGATCGAGTACGACGGCGTAGTGAAAATGTCTGCGGAAGGCCAGGCGGCATTGCAGGCAAACTTGCCCATGTGCATCGGTTTGATCTTTATCTTGCTAGTCGCGCAATTTAACTCGTTTAAGCGGCCGCTTTTGATTGTGGTGACCATTCCACTGGTTATTCTCGGCGTATCTGTGGGGCTGCTGATTATGCGGGCCGACTTTGGTTTTATGGTATTGCTGGGGCTGTACAGTTTGGCGGGTATCATTATTAACAACGCGATTGTATTGATTGACCGTATTGATATCGATCGACAAAACTCTGCATATACCGCGGTTGAGGCTGTGATCAAAGCTTCTGTGCGGCGGTTGCGCCCCATCATCATGTCCACCGTCACCACGGTGTTGGGTTTTTTGCCATTAATTGCCGGTAACGATCCGCTATTTTATGGCATGGCCTGCGCGATGGCCTTTGGTTTGGCGGTAGGTACCGTTATGTCGTTGGCGGTTGTGCCTGTGCTATACAGTTACGCCTTCAAAGTATCAGTAGAGGGCGTACGTGGAAAATAATCGGCAGGATATATCAATACGACCCGAGAGCACTGAAGCCAAATTGATTGATGCGGGTATTGCTCTGTTTGGCGAGCTAGGTTTTAAGGCCACTACCACCCGCATGATTGCGGACCAAGCGGGCGCCAATATCGGCTCAATTGCCTATTATTTTGGTAACAAACAGGGGCTGTATCTCGCCATTGCTGAAACCATCAGCCGTTGCATACTGGAAAAATTATCGTTTGCCGATGCGCCCAATCCCAAAAGGCTTAATAAGCAGGAAGCCAGGGCCGAGCTTACCGCTATTTTGCATCGCATGATCGACGTATTTACCAAGGACAATGAAGCGGAGAAATGGTTAATGCTGATTTTGCGTGAGCAGGTATCGCCTGGCGCAGCCTTTGATACGCTCTACGATAATGCATTTTCCAAAGTTCAGAGTCATCTCAGCCAGCTGGTTGCCAGAGTATGCGGCACCAAGCCGAGTTCGCATCAGGTTATTGTGCAAACACACATGCTGGCGGGGCAGGTTGCCTTTTTGCTAGTGGGGCGAACTCCGCTATTGCGTCGCCTGGCTAAGCGTGAATCTCAGTTGGACGCGGCAACTATTGCCATTGCCAAAAACACTATCGCACTCAATATCAATGCCCTTGATGCTTGAGGCGTTTTTGCAGACCTCTGAGGATACTATCGCCCTCGGTTTCGCGGTTATGGCAATTTGTCAGGTACCAGTTCTGACTTATACCTCGCTTACTTTCCACTTTTGATTGCAGGCAGCTGCCGTGTCCCAAATCTACTTGGGTGCTGCCACTGATATCTCTATAGGTGCTTGGCGCGGATTCGCTTTGGCGCAGATAGCCGCCGCCAAGCCTCCCTCTCAGGCGCGGATCAAAAGCGCCTTGCGGCGCTTCCTTGGCAGATTGTAATCGCGGGTTGATCTGTTTCGCGGGCTTAGTGTCGTATTCCGGCTCAACCGGCTCAACCGGCTCAACCGGCTCAACCGGCTCAACCGGCTCAACGGTTGTCACTTTGTTCCGTTTACGGGGGGCAGGGTTGGGCTCTTGCTTTGATGTTACCCGTGGCATCGGCTCGGCTGCTATTGCAACCGGCTGTGGATTTGCGTTTGGACGTTGTTTCAGGGTAATCGCGAGAGGCTCGGTAGGCTCTGGCACACTCGTTGTTTTGCCGGGCCAAAGTAAAAAGATGCCCAGGTGTAATAATATGGACGCCCCCAGCCCCAGCGCTAAAGCCCGATGGCTGATCTCCCTACGCGCCGGCCTGCAAAGCGCATCCTCGATTGGCAAAGAATCCATTTATTACACCTATTAAACGCTAAGCCGATAGACCGCAGCGCGCAACACATGTTCCGATCAAGGTCTCGATTACCGACGAGCGAGGGTGCGGAGAAATTTTCGTCTAGAGGAAGAGCTGCAAAACGGCATGTTTTTACGCAGTAAAATTGACCGTTCTTATAGCTCTGCACCGGTGGGTTGAGGGGAGCCGAGAAAGATTCGATAGGGCTCCAATATAGAGCTACGGGCAATAAAAAAGCCGCTATCCGAGAAGATAGCGGCTTCTGTATGGTGGGCCCGCCCAGAGTGGGCTCGGCACATCCTGTGCCTCAGGCTTCGCCCGCCGTCGCTGCGCTCCCGCGCCCAAATCTGATCCCGTCAAATTTGTGAACTGGGGACCTGCCCCAGGGTTTTATAGAGAGGTGAGTCGGATGCTCTAACCAGCTGAGCTAGAAGTAATAAAAAAGCCGCTACCCGAAGAGATAGCGGCTTTCCGTATGGTGGGCCCGCCCAGACTTGAACTGGGGACCTGCCGATTATGAGTCGGATGCTCTAACCAACTGAGCTACGGGCCCTGAACTTGATCTTTTGTCCCCTGAACTGCGTTGCTTGCTCGCAATCCTCAGTCACATATTAATATATGCTCCTTGCGGGTGGCTCCCAAGCGCCTTGTCAGGGAACAAAATCTACTGCGTTCAGTAGTAATGTTTGTTTTCTGCAGCGAACTACAACACACTGTTCTGCGTTCTGCGTTCTGCGTTCTGCGTTCTGCGTTCTGCGTTCTGCGTTCTGCGTTCTGCGTTCTGCGTTCTGCGTTACGGAGCGGCATTATAGCCAGCTCCGAACTCTTGTAAATCCCTTATTCGTCCAAAAAGCTGCGCAAGTGGTCGGAGCGCGAAGGGTGGCGCAGTTTGCGCAATGCCTTGGCTTCGATCTGACGGATACGCTCACGGGTTACGTCGAACTGTTTGCCAACTTCTTCCAAGGTGTGGTCGGTGTTCATATCGATACCGAAACGCATGCGCAGTACTTTTGCTTCACGTGCGGTCAGGCCTGCCAACACTTCGCGAGTGGACTCAGTCAAGCCGATGCTGGTAGCTGACTCCACGGGCGAAACAATGGTGGTGTCCTCAATAAAGTCGCCCAGGTGAGAGTCTTCATCGTCGCCGATGGGGGTTTCCATCGAGATGGGCTCTTTGGCAATTTTAAGAACCTTACGCACCTTGTCTTCTGGCATTTCCATGCGCTCGCCCAGCTCTTCGGGGGTGGGTTCGCGACCCATTTCCTGCAGCATTTGGCGTGACACACGGTTCAGCTTGTTGATGGTCTCTATCATGTGCACCGGAATACGGATGGTGCGGGCCTGGTCCGCAATGGAGCGGGTAATGGCCTGACGAATCCACCAAGTAGCATAGGTTGAAAACTTGTAACCGCGGCGGTATTCGAATTTGTCGACCGCTTTCATCAAACCGATGTTGCCTTCCTGAATCAGATCGAGGAACTGCAGGCCACGATTGGTGTACTTTTTCGCGATAGAAATTACCAGGCGCAGGTTGGCCTCGACCATTTCTTTCTTGGCGCGGCGCGCGCGGGCTTCGCCAATGGACATGCGACGGTTGATGTCTTTGATGGCGGCCAGGCTCAGGCCGCTGTCTTCTTCAACCTGTTGCAGCTTGCGCTGGGCACGGGTGATTTCTGCCTCATAGGGCTTAAGTGCTTCTGAGTAATCGCGCTTTTTCTTGATGATTTCCGCGATCCATTCGTCGTTGGACTCGTTACCGGGAAACTCTTTAACAAAGGTCTTGCGCGGCATTTTCGCGCGACGTACACACAGTTCCATAATCGCGCGCTCTTCCTGACGGGCGCGATCGAGAATGCTGCGTACGTTGATGTAAATGGGGTCGAACTGGCGCGGCGGCAGTTTGAAGAATTTAAAAATCTCGCCCAGGGCGTTCAGTTCTTTCTCGGCCTGCTTGCTGTCACGGCCGTGTTTTTCGGCCGCTTTTTCGGCTTTAGCCAGCTGCTTTTTCAGCGCGCCAAAGCGCTCTTTGGCCTCTTCCGGGTCTACCCCAGAAGTGCTTTCCTCTTCGTCGTCGTCGCTGTCGTCGTTTTTCGACGGCGCGGCGCCAGCGGTAGGAATTTCATCAGAAGGATCGAGCCAGCCGATAATCACATCGGCGAGGCGGCGCTCTTCTTTTTCCACCAGTTCGTATTCGTCAATGACCTGCTGTACCGAGCCCGGCCAGTATGAAATGGCGTGCATCAGCTCGCGCACACCTTCTTCGATGCGCTTGGCAATGGCGATTTCGCCCTCGCGGGTGAGCAGCTCTACGGTGCCCATTTCACGCATGTACATGCGCACTGGGTCGGTAGTACGGCCTGCCTCGGTTTCTACGGCGGCCAGGGCAGCAGCGGCCTCGGCAGCGGCAATTTCATCCGCGGAGGAATCGCCGTCGGCCATCAACAGATCATCGGCATTGGGCGCCTGTTCGAAAACGCGGATACCCATGTCGTTGATCATTTGGATGATGTCTTCGACCTGATCGGGATCTGAGATGTCCTCGGGCAGGTGGTCATTAACCTCGGAGTAGGTCAGGTAGCCCTGTTCTTTACCTCGAGCAATGAGCTCTTTGATGCGAGACTGTTGCTGTTTAGCGTCGTCAGCCATTCGATACCCTGTGAAAGTAGCAGTTAAAAAGCAAGCGCGGGATTATAGCTCAAAGGGTGTGGTCAGTTCTAGGAAAATCAAGGGAAATGCAGGGTTTAAGAGGTAAAAAAGTTTATTTTTCCCGGCCGATGGCCTGCGCTACCAGAGCGGCTTTTTCCTCGCGCGATAGTTGTTTGGCTTCTGGGCTTTTCAGGCGTGCCAGAGCTTGGTTGCGCTGCATTTTGCTTTGTAGTTCGCGGATTTTGGCGAGACTGGACTCTAGAGCGGCGCGGTAGTTATAGCTGCGCTCGCTGTCGGTTTCTTTGCGCGTAATACTGGTGGCTGAGTGTAATAGGTCATTCCCGGCAATCGCGGCGAGGCGATCTGATTCTTCCTCGCCGTAGTTGGCGCGCCAGTGGCCGAGGATATGGGGCAGCTGGTAATGGCTGCGCTCGTGCAGCAGCTTTAGCAGCCGGCCCAGGCGGCGCAGTTCTATGTTGTCTTGATTGAGCCAAAATTCGTGCTCGGGTTCTGCCTCGGCAAG from the Gilvimarinus sp. DA14 genome contains:
- the rpoD gene encoding RNA polymerase sigma factor RpoD, producing the protein MADDAKQQQSRIKELIARGKEQGYLTYSEVNDHLPEDISDPDQVEDIIQMINDMGIRVFEQAPNADDLLMADGDSSADEIAAAEAAAALAAVETEAGRTTDPVRMYMREMGTVELLTREGEIAIAKRIEEGVRELMHAISYWPGSVQQVIDEYELVEKEERRLADVIIGWLDPSDEIPTAGAAPSKNDDSDDDEEESTSGVDPEEAKERFGALKKQLAKAEKAAEKHGRDSKQAEKELNALGEIFKFFKLPPRQFDPIYINVRSILDRARQEERAIMELCVRRAKMPRKTFVKEFPGNESNDEWIAEIIKKKRDYSEALKPYEAEITRAQRKLQQVEEDSGLSLAAIKDINRRMSIGEARARRAKKEMVEANLRLVISIAKKYTNRGLQFLDLIQEGNIGLMKAVDKFEYRRGYKFSTYATWWIRQAITRSIADQARTIRIPVHMIETINKLNRVSRQMLQEMGREPTPEELGERMEMPEDKVRKVLKIAKEPISMETPIGDDEDSHLGDFIEDTTIVSPVESATSIGLTESTREVLAGLTAREAKVLRMRFGIDMNTDHTLEEVGKQFDVTRERIRQIEAKALRKLRHPSRSDHLRSFLDE
- a CDS encoding CerR family C-terminal domain-containing protein, producing MENNRQDISIRPESTEAKLIDAGIALFGELGFKATTTRMIADQAGANIGSIAYYFGNKQGLYLAIAETISRCILEKLSFADAPNPKRLNKQEARAELTAILHRMIDVFTKDNEAEKWLMLILREQVSPGAAFDTLYDNAFSKVQSHLSQLVARVCGTKPSSHQVIVQTHMLAGQVAFLLVGRTPLLRRLAKRESQLDAATIAIAKNTIALNINALDA
- a CDS encoding efflux RND transporter permease subunit, whose protein sequence is MNISELAYRYRPVLLLCLVLSVLAGIANYFTLPAREDPQIIIREALASTAYPGLSAEEVEEKITKPLEARIREVGQVESIRSTSMRGRSLIHIEVRDEFFDLDQIWDEVRQKINAAYPSLPDGTQETVFNDDFGDVAVVTAALSSSVYSHAEQLEMAEHIRAEIYALEGTKRVELLGVQEERIYINLPEARLAELGLSPGQLASQLQQRNILPPAAEMEAGEQRFAVQVSGSYSSLQDLASAEIQLPNNGGSMRLGDLGEIERGYQEPVSQTAYFNGKRAIVLAISMLDGRSVLDYGHQVKDKIEYLQTILPAGYELEIMTFQADQVANAVYGVTSSVLQTLAIVLAVVILFLGLRTGLIVGSIIPAVMLVTLAVMGFMDMSLQRMSLATLVISLGLLVDNAIVVAEDFKTRLEDGDTRDEALRVTGSELALPLLSSTLTTILVFLPLMLANHVAGEYTRSISIVIAITLTTSWFLSLTVTPVLCHRFLSLPAARNNNSESGPTTLSDRLFRAMSGRYELLLRHALAHRVVFLFVMLGLLVLGVGLMQLVPQKFFPDSDRNQVLVYVDFPVDISPTQADEAIQRLSGEIQQHSQLAEDITSVAGYAGFGGPRFVLSLTPIDPAVNKGFLVANVAERDKVDAVKQRLHDYFVNHHPELRAQVVKMFLGPSDSNLLEVQIKGPDREVLFSRAKDVEAILAKQPGARDIKHSWEARNSALDVQVNQAQARAAGVTSEDIAQSLRGAIDGYQLSRFRQGDKLIPIMLRNEAEERASLERLKSLTVYPLESNGRGVPLNQVAEIKLVSSYGRIDREDLVRTITVQARSTVMTAEQMQPKVVAQLTELEKTLPPGHWIEYDGVVKMSAEGQAALQANLPMCIGLIFILLVAQFNSFKRPLLIVVTIPLVILGVSVGLLIMRADFGFMVLLGLYSLAGIIINNAIVLIDRIDIDRQNSAYTAVEAVIKASVRRLRPIIMSTVTTVLGFLPLIAGNDPLFYGMACAMAFGLAVGTVMSLAVVPVLYSYAFKVSVEGVRGK